A region from the Cannabis sativa cultivar Pink pepper isolate KNU-18-1 chromosome 9, ASM2916894v1, whole genome shotgun sequence genome encodes:
- the LOC133031044 gene encoding uncharacterized protein LOC133031044, which translates to MLNLSGLEFIEKEDSDVDVDRVGAIGLQSSILNELRRDVKKVIQKQLHFDGSFEGFTSDIKCRFKELELNMISHIDSKIDESLQFYLDLKFNDLKEKFDDLKASQSVVDIRDDSGGDSDDESGLKDGVNVDLAVKDDLVMKEVDDVDLVTENVKDYSIDPVLNLAESGGVLVNEGDTVVEVLFMFPL; encoded by the exons ATGCTTAATCTATCTGGTCTTGAGTTTATTGAGAAGGAAGATTCAGATGTTGATGTTGATCGAGTTGGTGCGATTGGTTTAcaatcttctattttaaatgagTTAAGGAGGGACGTTAAAAAAGTAATTCAAAAGCAATTACATTTTGATGGGTCTTTTGAGGGTTTTACATCAGATATTAAGTGTAGATTCAAGGAGTTGGAACTCAATATGATTTCCCACATAGATTCTAAGATTGATGAAAGTTTGCAATTTTACTTGGATTTGAAATTTAATGACTTGAAAGAAAAGTTTGATGATTTAAAAGCTTCTCAGAGTGTCGTGGATATCCGTGATGATAGTGGTGGTGATAGTGATGAT GAATCTGGTTTGAAAGATGGTGTTAATGTTGATTTGGCAGTGAAGGAT GATCTAGTTATGAAAGAGGTTGATGATGTAGATTTGGTTACTGAAAATGTTAAAGATTATTCTATT GATCCTGTTTTAAATCTTGCTGAAAGTGGTGGTGTGTTGGTTAATGAGGGAGACACTGTTGTAGAGGTTTTGTTCATGTTTCctttataa
- the LOC133031043 gene encoding uncharacterized protein LOC133031043, translating to MVNTRSSLSPSGSSKLLLDKLKMKKTISEDDNEDLSGGSEGSGDVSVKEVKRKQYNRGNKKVTDDRPLKKLKQVVEYDEDFYDSDDLEVENNESMKEWELYFKHEDRVGGRIIFFPNHENNVIAIINSKLTPSQAKLFRETCFGHFLDMNPIAMQTQLIHSVLHREVHQKNPYEMWFKFGSQNFRFSLAEFAVVTGLLCVGDSDMSGYAKKEIAFVDKYFSDQQVTVSAVEERFRYSDFKLDEYAVKMAVLYFVSNYLFTSPNSKKVPNEILNIVGIGDYESFPWGKLVFKKTLHNLRIGLRGVPKKKTGKDIGSKHIDKRKGKAKAADKESSRTYKLPCFPYAFLVWIYETIPLCQKAGFCEYDSDPEYRICRWLNVGLPNNSAVERKVFSSPKVHFYLFF from the exons ATGGTTAATACTCGTTCTTCCCTTTCTCCATCTGGTTCATCGAAGCTTCTTCTTGACAAGTTAAAAATGAAGAAAACGATTTCTGAAGATGACAATGAAGATCTTTCTGGTGGTTCTGAGGGCTCTGGTGATGTTTCTGTTAAGGAAGTGAAGAGGAAGCAATATAATCGTGGAAACAAGAAGGTTACTGACGATCGGCCTttgaaaaaattgaaacaaGTTGTTGAATATGATGAGGACTTCTACGACAGTGATGATCTAGAAGTTGAGAACAATGAATCGATGAAG gagTGGGAGTTATATTTCAAGCATGAGGATAGGGTTGGTggaagaataattttttttcctaaccATGAAAACAATGTTATTGCCATTATCAATAGTAAATTGACTCCTTCTCAAGCAAAGCTGTTTCGTGAGACATGTTTTGGACATTTTTTGGACATGAATCCAATTGCAATGCAAACTCAGTTGATTCACAGTGTTTTGCACAGGGAGGTACACCAGAAAAATCCTTATGAAATGTGGTTCAAATTTGGTTCTCAAAATTTCAGGTTTAGTTTGGCTGAGTTTGCTGTTGTGACTGGTTTATTATGTGTTGGTGATTCTGATATGAGTGGTTATGCAAAGAAGGAGATTGCATTTGTGGATAAGTATTTTAGTGATCAACAAGTAACAGTCAGTGCTGTGGAGGAGAGGTTTAGGTATAGTGATTTTAAGTTGGACGAATACGCTGTTAAGATGGCGGTGTTGTATTTCGTTTCTAATTACTTGTTCACAAGCCCTAATTCCAAGAAGGTTCCTAATGAAATACTCAATATTGTTGGGATTGGTGATTATGAGAGTTTTCCTTGGGGAAAATTAGTTTTTAAGAAAACTTTACACAACTTGAGGATTGGTTTGAGGGGTGTACCAAAGAAAAAAACAGGGAAAGATATTGGTTCCAAGCATATTGATAAGCGTAAAGGGAAAGCAAAGGCTGCTGATAAAGAATCTTCGAGGACTTACAAGTTGCCTTGTTTTCCTTATGCATTTCTTGTTTGGATTTACGAAACTATTCCTCTTTGTCAGAAGGCTGGTTTTTGTGAATATGATAGTGATCCAGAATATAGGATTTGTAGATGGTTGAATGTGGGTCTTCCTAATAATAGTGCTGTTGAGAGGAAAGTTTTTTCATCTCCTAAggtacatttttatttatttttttga